Proteins encoded together in one Lathyrus oleraceus cultivar Zhongwan6 chromosome 5, CAAS_Psat_ZW6_1.0, whole genome shotgun sequence window:
- the LOC127087983 gene encoding uncharacterized protein LOC127087983 yields the protein MASPSPKPQKKLSEFLNEQQEPFILELYLLERSNSSKTLTSTSTKNFEKPTISCFLNKKRKPFFPFCKILTCVHKKKLAAAIKNSHTTNKHTNAGVTITHEANNVDRTQTAIETDRFSTASSSTVFHSCSDIDDEEDRTSFSSHNYHNPLFSSDSGCNIEIQSQQDTDNRKCHQRCIKVCVTHETLNKDVCVCGVAVPRKITEESLLSAAIFSSLIQTAKKDQKNYTKQLRQILEHKRVLYKTKKLLFDCVKEFTKNMKKKDRKKLMGGEKLGMIIWKRRKEGGGNYETNITNLLDLDYLESINEWSEFKTEMKDISIEIADAILERVMKDEIDILPPTTQQT from the exons ATGGCCTCACCATCACCTAAACCACAGAAAAAACTCTCAGAATTTCTAAATGAACAACAAGAACCTTTCATCCTAGAACTCTACTTATTAGAAAGATCAAATTCCTCAAAAACATTGACTTCAACTTCGACCAAGAATTTCGAAAAACCTACCATTTCTTGCTTCTTAAACAAAAAGAGAAAACCTTTCTTTCCATTTTGTAAAATTTTAACATGTGTACACAAGAAGAAGCTTGCAGCAGCAATCAAGAATTCCCACACTACAAACAAACATACCAACGCTGGTGTCACTATCACTCACGAAGCTAACAACGTTGATCGAACACAAACAGCTATCGAAACAGATCGTTTCTCAACTGCCAGCAGCTCCACCGTGTTCCATTCATGCTCGGATATTGATGACGAAGAAGATAGAACTTCGTTTTCGTCTCACAATTATCATAATCCTCTGTTTTCTTCAGACAGTGGCTGCAACATAGAAATCCAAAG CCAGCAAGATACCGACAACAGAAAGTGCCACCAGAGATGCATAAAAG TGTGTGTGACACATGAAACATTGAATAAGGATGTTTGTGTTTGCGGTGTGGCTGTGCCTAGGAAAATCACAGAGGAGTCTCTATTATCAGCTGCTATATTTAGTTCACTTATTCAAACAGCAAAGAAAGATCAGAAGAACTATACTAAACAACTGCGACAGATTCTTGAACATAAAAGAGTGCTGTACAAGACAAAGAAGCTATTATTTGATTGTGTGAAAGAATTCAccaaaaatatgaagaaaaaagATCGTAAGAAATTGATGGGAGGTGAAAAGTTGGGGATGATAATatggaaaagaagaaaagaagGTGGTGGAAATTATGAGACAAATATTACTAATTTGCTGGATTTGGATTACTTGGAATCAATTAATGAATGGAGTGAGTTTAAGACAGAGATGAAAGATATTAGTATTGAGATTGCTGATGCAATTTTGGAACGTGTAATGAAGGATGAAATTGATATTTTGCCACCAACCACACAGCAAACTTGA